TCGGCGCGGTGTCCTATGCCTTGCGCGATCATCCGTCGGTATCGGAGAAGACGCGCAAGCGTGTGCGGGAACTGGCCGATGAGCTTGGCTATAAGCCCGACCCGCGGCTGGCTTCACTGATGGCGCAGATTCGCCGGAGCCAGAGCCCCCGGGCCAAGGAAGTCATCGCTTGGGTGTGGTGCTGCTCGGAGCAGGCGTCGAAGGCGGACTTTAGCCAGTTGGTTTATCGCGGGGCGCTGCAACGGGCTGAGCAGCTTGGTTGCTCGCTGGAGTCCTTTTGGCTGACGCCAAATAAGATGTCGCCCAAGCGCCTGCAGAAAATTCTGCATACACGCGGGATTTCCGGGGTGCTCTTTGCGCCGGAAGTGGAGCGGCATAAGATGTCGCTGGATTGGGATTGGTCGCGCTTTGCCTGTGCGATTGTGGGCATGGCGGAGTGGGAGCCCGCGCTACATCGCGCCGGTCATGACTATTATCGAAGCCTGTGGCGCTGCATGAATCGCATGAGTGAAGACGGCG
This is a stretch of genomic DNA from Cerasicoccus sp. TK19100. It encodes these proteins:
- a CDS encoding LacI family DNA-binding transcriptional regulator; the protein is MAKEKAHTIRDLAAASGLSIGAVSYALRDHPSVSEKTRKRVRELADELGYKPDPRLASLMAQIRRSQSPRAKEVIAWVWCCSEQASKADFSQLVYRGALQRAEQLGCSLESFWLTPNKMSPKRLQKILHTRGISGVLFAPEVERHKMSLDWDWSRFACAIVGMAEWEPALHRAGHDYYRSLWRCMNRMSEDGVRRPLFVVNRGMDERLHFLLTAGFSKLHPTPALAEKSILYCDGPLKTQLDEGTVLEQPDAILTTLRVNQDFVAWRQKAFPNVERTYTLHWDEDSLAPGICTCYDKIAGAGVDLVLAQLHRNERGTPETPTVVMLEGEWREAT